The genomic window aacaTGAATTCTTTGTAAACCCAGACTTGAATAAGAAATTGTACAAAAAGAAGTGACATCAGAGTTTACTAACAATTAGATAAACACAAGAATATACAGGCAATGCACAGAATGACTCAGACAGACCAAATTAGCAGCTGATACACCCACTAGGactatttttattactgtagGAAGGAAATTATTCCCTCTTCATAAAGATCTTGATCTGTTTGCATtcatttcccccctcccccaccccaaataatttctgttgcttATTCTAGCAAAGAGAATAAATTACAAACTTTAAAACACTACATTACAAAACTTAGGGGGAAAGGACAATCATTTCTCTGGTTCAACAGCAACAGAATGAAAACACCAGACCCAAATATATTAGGCTGAAGCTGTAGAGAAAAAGACTTGCATTACACAGTTCTAAGTCTCTTCAACAATAGGAATATATTTAACTTCTTACAAGATTTAAGGTTGGTGGCTCTctaggggtttttgttttgctttaacaAAACATGTTCTGCATCTCTGTGTTGGAGATGCCATTAGAAGCAGACAGGAACTATATAATTTCATGAGGTACCTTACACAGAAAGCAGGACACAAAGacaacaggaaaacactgaaattcctCAAAAAATGCCCCATCTTGGAATAGCCTTCTGTTTATGTTTATCCACTGCTTTTTCCACAAACATTATCCTCAACACAAAGATTTCCCTCTTTGCAGGGCAGTGTCAATGCAACTTAACAAAGCACATTAAGTAGCAGTGTCCATACAGAGCTCTTCCCAGCTACATCATCCAGGGAGATAAACACCAGTGGACACCTCAGAGGTTCTTGCCTTCATCTCCTGATGCTCTCAGCTCCCGTGGAACAGAGCCAGCACTCAGCATCCTGCTGATGAAGAAGTCATAGAACCAGagggggaagcagcagaagatgCAGAGGGGGATATAAGCCCCCTTGCCAGGGGTGTAAAGGCCCTGGGGTCTCCTGGCCAGCAGGGCCTGCAGGACAGCGCCCAGCACGGGGGACAGGTCGGGGGCACAGTGGGAAGGCAGGTGGAGGAGGTAATTCCTCAGCCCCAGGAGATACTCCTCTCCATAGGCCTGcctggtgtctgcagggaggtTCTCCATCAGCTCCTTCTCTTGTTTATCCCACTGCTCAGCCGTGCCTTCGATACCTGCAGCAGCAACATCACAGGGTTTAGgctgggttttaaaaaaattaatctgtaatTAATAGTCAGAGTTGACCTAAACTGGGTCAGTGAGGAACAAACACCACAGCTGGTCAGCAGCCAGTGCTTTTctctggaagaggaggaaaagcacgAGTACTTTGTGCTacacaaaaagcacaaagtTCATGCCCCATTTGGCTCCCTGCTCTACCTAAAAATGCTCTCTCACAGCcaaatcagcattttttctttccccctgccATTTCTTTCTGCCCCCTTTCCACTTTGCCATTCTGTCCTGACTCATTTTGTGGATGTTTCCAATCGGTATTTATTATAAACAAGTGAGGACAGACAAACTAAGATGATTCACTTGGGATGGCCAAGTGCTAAGCTGCCCTTTCACAAGAGACATTAGTATTTCAATAACTGGTTTCCTGAAGGATTAGCTTTCTATTAGGACAGATTTAGAACTGTAATTTAATCTATTTGCCCACCCCATCTGCATAATGTAGGAATGAAAGTATAGGCTTCTCCAATGGAATTATTGCCTAACTACCAAAAATTAAGCattgcaaataaagaaaaatctttaaataaatatttaaatctcaAATCCCAGGACTCAATTTTACCCACAAACCTGAAAACAGCTAAGCAGGGCCCTGAAGGTGAAGCCTCAGGCAGGTTCCACTGACCACACAAAGCTGTCAGAGCCCAGAGCCTCACAGGGCCCCTTCCCAGGAGGGGAAACATTCAGAAAAGTAGCATTTTATGAAAAAGACCAATTTGATTTACATTGACATAAAAAAATGCTCTGGACAGGCATGGGGTGCAGTGATGGCATGTCCATCAGGAGATGAGTCTGGAACCTGGACAGGCCCAGCAAAAAGTGCTCAGTTGAAGAAGGAGGAGAATTTggaacagaaagcagcaggagcacgTGGGGAAGGAGTGGAGAGGAGAGGTCAGAGGATATTGACAGCAAGCAAGCAGGATGACAGGTATTGCTGCAGATACTGCCATGCCAGACAGAGCAGCTCAATAAGGAGAGCTCTGATACTGAGGAAGGGAGGAGTGATGGGGCACCTGAAGCTCCCAGGCAGGACAAGTGAGCCATAACACTCAAACTGGCCACACAGTGCTGCTCCCTTGCCAGCTCCAACAAAGCTGGAGCAAAGAGAAGGCACCAACTGCCTGAATGCTGCCCTGTCCCAAAGCAGagacagctctgcccaggagaGAAGAGGCAGGCagtgtgcagagctggagagaacATCTCTCACAAAAAACACTGAGCATCATTTCCATAACCCACAaaaagaatggggaaaaaagtccaGCCCCTGAGAGTCACTCAGGGCTCTGTTTGAGGCTGCTGAACTACAGggaaagaggcagaaagaaCAACCCAAAATGTCAAACACCAACCTGTTCTGAAGCCTGATGGATGAATTGCCGTGACTTTAATGCCCCATTTGGAAAGCTCTTGCCTCATTACTCCAGAAAACATGGACAGAGCTGCTTTGGATGCCCCGTATGCAGCATACCTCGGTAGTGGAATGCCT from Parus major isolate Abel chromosome 11, Parus_major1.1, whole genome shotgun sequence includes these protein-coding regions:
- the HSD17B2 gene encoding estradiol 17-beta-dehydrogenase 2 isoform X2, whose product is MSIPSAVNHYPASTLFRRWSCQAEGMKGSDTGIGHALAKYLDSLGFVVFAGVLNKDGPGAEELRRSCSQRLSVLQLDITNTTQVKEAYLRVSEKVQNAGLWGVVNNAGILGFPADGELLPMSTYRHCMEVNFFGAVEVSKTFLPLLRKSRGRLVNMSSMAGGIPLPRYAAYGASKAALSMFSGVMRQELSKWGIKVTAIHPSGFRTGIEGTAEQWDKQEKELMENLPADTRQAYGEEYLLGLRNYLLHLPSHCAPDLSPVLGAVLQALLARRPQGLYTPGKGAYIPLCIFCCFPLWFYDFFISRMLSAGSVPRELRASGDEGKNL